Proteins encoded by one window of Lepeophtheirus salmonis chromosome 3, UVic_Lsal_1.4, whole genome shotgun sequence:
- the LOC121114305 gene encoding RNA helicase Mov10l1 isoform X1, with product MENMWDWVSSFWNKATPLDESYILPPGELESIDGKGKITQMGPEYGLIDGKFSMDLSDIGMNSLKVGDIVNYSASRPAPNREWVISSVSSIDNRRVRTGIRLYNGKAKIHDEQLLVSVISHSSLNSFKPDDLISVEFGPEDEIINIEPLRSRSKRVGVVTAYNQDLMKGKIDEQVYFSGEVTLIKGYSLFQVGDYVEYEAIERKGILPWRATQMVLTLPQTHKSIKKSKGPNNSHTKELFKSKKGVSLSGESFDFGDVHFEETSSKSIDIQNNSLRDISVTKVTISGRIGSAQFSTDFKAPQTICKSTLLSLNINCSAVNIGKIKVLIIVELEDKNEIFTLGAHLLSNVLPPSQSLNESIKKCQLKSFKSLSVLPGRRLQRKDCGLNKSWFYKLKSYPIPETLKIEPIKVRKYLKKGTPVGLNDFLMKFRTLLFIEEISDFENMEKTALTGIRMHLVGEYLEMNIGEDLSLFPSLYEGDEVKVSPDNDEYDYQGFIHCIKGSIVYLQFDPSFHKSYSGAPCSVKFIKSRTPYRIMHRSVEIAEEYLGPEILFPSEIRLRKPLIHVSEDVKIFKREPTPILNKKQQIYPKKISVADKLGSSFKSLESDNFVVPIYSLNLQQRLSIKGKAKSPSKLPHHFSPNTKSKEKNGEKKVPAYVPNVVPFKKGNSCIEWTQPYLNPEQKQAVRSILKGEARPIPYIIFGPPGTGKTVTLLETILQTFILRKDSRILVTAPSNAACDLLLNLLAASKKVKPGDVVRILGARRKFENIPEYLIPYYFSIKNEKETVEGVLKSRIVVTTCTSSSFFSRIKDFRRFTHVFVDEAGFVLEPDILTPLNFVDIEEGQIVLAGDEKQLSPVLSSSLAKEFGLAYSLIERLCSFNPLYAPDPNKFVTRFSDSYDSLLITKLVRNYRNHPAILKLPSKLFYHDELIPSVSNNQSFKGYDILLNEDFPIVFHALDGEQRRDEDSPSWYNYQEAFQIVLYLRKLYSIPRISEDQVGIITPYRKQVDCIKSYIQSFDLPIPKVGSVEEFQGQERLIILLSTVRSSTLDTPASTKHVLGFVGDEKRFNVALTRAKDLLIIVGNPKVLIQDSVWKEFIEYCDRNHVIDGCEFTFKEEQES from the exons ATGGAAAATATGTGGGATTGGGTCTCTTCCTTCTGGAACAAAGCAACTCCTCTGGATGAAAGTTACATTTTACCTCCGGGAGAGCTAGAATCCATCGATGGAAAGGGTAAAATTACCCAAATGGGCCCGGAGTATGGACTCATTGATGGGAAGTTCAGTATGGATTTGTCAGATATTGGCATGAATTCCCTTAAAGTCGGGGACATTGTAAATTACTCTGCCTCGCGTCCTGCTCCAAATCGAGAATGGGTCATTTCTTCTGTTTCGAGTATTGATAATCGTAGAGTCAGAACGGGGATTCGTCTTTATAATGGAAAAGCAAAGATTCATGACGAACAACTCTTAGTCTCTGTCATTTCTCATTCTA gTTTGAATTCATTCAAACCGGATGATTTGATTTCTGTAGAGTTTGGTCCTGAGGATGAAATCATTAATATTGAGCCACTGCGTAGTCGCAGTAAGCGTGTCGGAGTCGTTACAGCATACAACCAAGATTTGATGAAAG GTAAAATCGATGAACAAGTATATTTTTCTGGGGAAGTCACTCTTATAAAGGGTTACTCACTTTTTCAAGTTGGTGACTATGTTGAGTATGAAGCCATTGAGAGAAAAGGTATTCTTCCTTGGAGAGCAACTCAGATGGTCTTAACCTTACCTCAAACCCACAAGTCAATCAAGAAATCCAAGGGCCCCAACAACTCTCATACAAAGGaactttttaaatctaaaaaaggaGTGTCCCTATCTGGGGAATCCTTTGATTTTGGTGATGTTCACTTTGAAGAAACTTCATCAAAGTCAATTGATATACAAAACAACAGTTTACGAGATATAAGTGTGACTAAAGTTACGATCTCCGGGCGCATTGGATCTGCTCAATTTTCAACTGATTTTAAAGCACCTCAAACCATATGCAAATCTACTTTATTGTCTCTAAATATAAATTGCTCTGCAGTCAATATTGGCAAAATCAAAGTACTAATCATAGTAGAATTAGAagataaaaatgagattttcacTTTGGGCGCTCATCTTTTGTCAAATGTCTTGCCTCCTAGTCAATCTCTTAACGAATCCATTAAAAAGTGTCAGTTAAAGTCATTTAAAAGTTTATCCGTTTTGCCAGGTCGACGATTACAGAGGAAAGATTGTGGGTTAAACAAATCATggttttataagttaaaaagtTATCCTATAcctgaaactttaaaaattgaacCCATTAAAGTGAGAAAATATCTTAAGAAGGGAACTCCGGTAGGATTGAACGACTTCCTCATGAAATTTCGAACATTGCTCTTCATTGAAGAAATTTCGGATTTTGAGAATATGGAAAAAACAGCTTTAACAGGAATACGAATGCATCTTGTTGGAGAGTATTTAGAAATGAATATTGGCGAAGACTTATCCTTATTTCCCTCTCTTTACGAAGGAGATGAAGTTAAAGTCTCTCCAGATAACGACGAGTATGATTATCAAGGCTTTATTCATTGTATCAAGGGGTCCATTGTATATCTACAATTCGATCCTTCTTTTCACAAATCATACTCTGGTGCTCCTTGCTCTGTCAAATTCATCAAGTCTCGAACTCCTTATAGGATAATGCATCGTTCTGTCGAAATTGCTGAAGAATATTTAGGTCCTGAAATACTTTTCCCATCAGAAATCAGACTTAGGAAACCTTTAATTCATGTCTCCGAGGACGTAAAGATATTTAAGAGAGAACCTACTcctattcttaataaaaaacaacaaatttatcctaaaaaaatatctgttgCTGATAAATTGGGTAGTTCCTTCAAATCATTGGAATCTGATAATTTTGTCGTCCCAATTTATAGCTTAAATCTTCAGCAGAGATTGAGCATAAAAGGAAAAGCTAAATCACCAAGCAAATTACCTCATCACTTTTCTCCTAATACCAAGAGTAAAGAGAAGAATGGCGAAAAAAAAGTTCCAGCATATGTTCCAAATGTGGTTCCCTTTAAAAAGGGTAACAGTTGCATTGAATGGACACAGCCGTACTTAAATCCTGAACAAAAACAAGCAGTACGTTCTATTCTAAAAGGAGAAGCAAGGCCAATTCCCTATATTATATTTGGCCCTCCTGGTACTGGTAAAACTGTCACTCTTCTTGAAACTATTCTACAAACATTTATACTTAGAAAAGACTCACGAATTTTAGTTACAGCACCCTCCAATGCTGCTTGTGATTTGCTTCTTAATTTATTAGCGGCCTCGAAAAAAGTTAAGCCTGGGGATGTTGTTCGAATTCTTGGTGCACGTAGAAAGTTTGAG AACATTCCGGAGTATTTGAtcccttattatttttctattaaaaatgaaaaagaaacagTGGAAGGGGTTTTAAAGTCTCGGATAGTTGTAACTACTTGCACTAGTTCCAGTTTCTTTTCACGCATAAAGGATTTTCGTCGGTTTACACATGTGTTTGTGGATGAAGCAGGATTTGTACTGGAACCAGATATCTTGACTCCACTCAACTTTGTGGATATTGAAGAAGGACAGATTGTACTCGCTGGTGACGAAAAACAGTTATCCCCAGTTCTTTCAAGTTCATTAGCTAAAGAATTTGGTCTGGCTTATTCTTTGATTGAAAGGCTATGTTCCTTCAATCCCCTCTACGCACCTGATCCTAATAAATTTGTGACACGTTTTTCTGACTCATATGATTCTCTACTTATAACTAAGCTGGTTCGCAACTATAGAAACCATCCTGCTATTCTTAAGTTGCCTTCGAAATTATTTTACCATGATGAGCTTATTCCCTCCGTATCCAATAATCAGTCTTTTAAAGGATATGATATCTTACTTAACGAAGATTTTCCAATAGTATTTCACGCTCTTGACGGAGAACAACGGCGAGACGAGGATTCCCCTTCGTGGTATAACTATCAAGAAGCCTTCCAAATTGTTTTATACTTAAGGAAACTATATTCTATTCCTCGGATATCAGAAGATCAAGTTGGCATTATAACACCCTATCGAAAACAAGTTGATTGTATCAAGAGTTATATTCAGTCTTTTGACCTCCCCATACCAAAA GTTGGATCTGTTGAGGAATTCCAGGGTCAAGAACGGTTAATTATTCTACTTAGCACGGTCCGTTCCTCTACCTTGGATACACCTGCATCCACTAAACATGTTCTCGGTTTTGTTGGCGACGAAAAAAGGTTCAATGTGGCGCTTACTCGTGCAAAAGATTTGCTCATCATTGTTGGAAATCCTAAAGTTTTAATACAAGACTCAGTATGGAaagaatttattgaatattgtgATAGAAATCATGTTATTGATGGTTgtgaatttacttttaaagaagAACAAGAATCATGA
- the LOC121114305 gene encoding RNA helicase Mov10l1 isoform X2, with amino-acid sequence MKGKIDEQVYFSGEVTLIKGYSLFQVGDYVEYEAIERKGILPWRATQMVLTLPQTHKSIKKSKGPNNSHTKELFKSKKGVSLSGESFDFGDVHFEETSSKSIDIQNNSLRDISVTKVTISGRIGSAQFSTDFKAPQTICKSTLLSLNINCSAVNIGKIKVLIIVELEDKNEIFTLGAHLLSNVLPPSQSLNESIKKCQLKSFKSLSVLPGRRLQRKDCGLNKSWFYKLKSYPIPETLKIEPIKVRKYLKKGTPVGLNDFLMKFRTLLFIEEISDFENMEKTALTGIRMHLVGEYLEMNIGEDLSLFPSLYEGDEVKVSPDNDEYDYQGFIHCIKGSIVYLQFDPSFHKSYSGAPCSVKFIKSRTPYRIMHRSVEIAEEYLGPEILFPSEIRLRKPLIHVSEDVKIFKREPTPILNKKQQIYPKKISVADKLGSSFKSLESDNFVVPIYSLNLQQRLSIKGKAKSPSKLPHHFSPNTKSKEKNGEKKVPAYVPNVVPFKKGNSCIEWTQPYLNPEQKQAVRSILKGEARPIPYIIFGPPGTGKTVTLLETILQTFILRKDSRILVTAPSNAACDLLLNLLAASKKVKPGDVVRILGARRKFENIPEYLIPYYFSIKNEKETVEGVLKSRIVVTTCTSSSFFSRIKDFRRFTHVFVDEAGFVLEPDILTPLNFVDIEEGQIVLAGDEKQLSPVLSSSLAKEFGLAYSLIERLCSFNPLYAPDPNKFVTRFSDSYDSLLITKLVRNYRNHPAILKLPSKLFYHDELIPSVSNNQSFKGYDILLNEDFPIVFHALDGEQRRDEDSPSWYNYQEAFQIVLYLRKLYSIPRISEDQVGIITPYRKQVDCIKSYIQSFDLPIPKVGSVEEFQGQERLIILLSTVRSSTLDTPASTKHVLGFVGDEKRFNVALTRAKDLLIIVGNPKVLIQDSVWKEFIEYCDRNHVIDGCEFTFKEEQES; translated from the exons ATGAAAG GTAAAATCGATGAACAAGTATATTTTTCTGGGGAAGTCACTCTTATAAAGGGTTACTCACTTTTTCAAGTTGGTGACTATGTTGAGTATGAAGCCATTGAGAGAAAAGGTATTCTTCCTTGGAGAGCAACTCAGATGGTCTTAACCTTACCTCAAACCCACAAGTCAATCAAGAAATCCAAGGGCCCCAACAACTCTCATACAAAGGaactttttaaatctaaaaaaggaGTGTCCCTATCTGGGGAATCCTTTGATTTTGGTGATGTTCACTTTGAAGAAACTTCATCAAAGTCAATTGATATACAAAACAACAGTTTACGAGATATAAGTGTGACTAAAGTTACGATCTCCGGGCGCATTGGATCTGCTCAATTTTCAACTGATTTTAAAGCACCTCAAACCATATGCAAATCTACTTTATTGTCTCTAAATATAAATTGCTCTGCAGTCAATATTGGCAAAATCAAAGTACTAATCATAGTAGAATTAGAagataaaaatgagattttcacTTTGGGCGCTCATCTTTTGTCAAATGTCTTGCCTCCTAGTCAATCTCTTAACGAATCCATTAAAAAGTGTCAGTTAAAGTCATTTAAAAGTTTATCCGTTTTGCCAGGTCGACGATTACAGAGGAAAGATTGTGGGTTAAACAAATCATggttttataagttaaaaagtTATCCTATAcctgaaactttaaaaattgaacCCATTAAAGTGAGAAAATATCTTAAGAAGGGAACTCCGGTAGGATTGAACGACTTCCTCATGAAATTTCGAACATTGCTCTTCATTGAAGAAATTTCGGATTTTGAGAATATGGAAAAAACAGCTTTAACAGGAATACGAATGCATCTTGTTGGAGAGTATTTAGAAATGAATATTGGCGAAGACTTATCCTTATTTCCCTCTCTTTACGAAGGAGATGAAGTTAAAGTCTCTCCAGATAACGACGAGTATGATTATCAAGGCTTTATTCATTGTATCAAGGGGTCCATTGTATATCTACAATTCGATCCTTCTTTTCACAAATCATACTCTGGTGCTCCTTGCTCTGTCAAATTCATCAAGTCTCGAACTCCTTATAGGATAATGCATCGTTCTGTCGAAATTGCTGAAGAATATTTAGGTCCTGAAATACTTTTCCCATCAGAAATCAGACTTAGGAAACCTTTAATTCATGTCTCCGAGGACGTAAAGATATTTAAGAGAGAACCTACTcctattcttaataaaaaacaacaaatttatcctaaaaaaatatctgttgCTGATAAATTGGGTAGTTCCTTCAAATCATTGGAATCTGATAATTTTGTCGTCCCAATTTATAGCTTAAATCTTCAGCAGAGATTGAGCATAAAAGGAAAAGCTAAATCACCAAGCAAATTACCTCATCACTTTTCTCCTAATACCAAGAGTAAAGAGAAGAATGGCGAAAAAAAAGTTCCAGCATATGTTCCAAATGTGGTTCCCTTTAAAAAGGGTAACAGTTGCATTGAATGGACACAGCCGTACTTAAATCCTGAACAAAAACAAGCAGTACGTTCTATTCTAAAAGGAGAAGCAAGGCCAATTCCCTATATTATATTTGGCCCTCCTGGTACTGGTAAAACTGTCACTCTTCTTGAAACTATTCTACAAACATTTATACTTAGAAAAGACTCACGAATTTTAGTTACAGCACCCTCCAATGCTGCTTGTGATTTGCTTCTTAATTTATTAGCGGCCTCGAAAAAAGTTAAGCCTGGGGATGTTGTTCGAATTCTTGGTGCACGTAGAAAGTTTGAG AACATTCCGGAGTATTTGAtcccttattatttttctattaaaaatgaaaaagaaacagTGGAAGGGGTTTTAAAGTCTCGGATAGTTGTAACTACTTGCACTAGTTCCAGTTTCTTTTCACGCATAAAGGATTTTCGTCGGTTTACACATGTGTTTGTGGATGAAGCAGGATTTGTACTGGAACCAGATATCTTGACTCCACTCAACTTTGTGGATATTGAAGAAGGACAGATTGTACTCGCTGGTGACGAAAAACAGTTATCCCCAGTTCTTTCAAGTTCATTAGCTAAAGAATTTGGTCTGGCTTATTCTTTGATTGAAAGGCTATGTTCCTTCAATCCCCTCTACGCACCTGATCCTAATAAATTTGTGACACGTTTTTCTGACTCATATGATTCTCTACTTATAACTAAGCTGGTTCGCAACTATAGAAACCATCCTGCTATTCTTAAGTTGCCTTCGAAATTATTTTACCATGATGAGCTTATTCCCTCCGTATCCAATAATCAGTCTTTTAAAGGATATGATATCTTACTTAACGAAGATTTTCCAATAGTATTTCACGCTCTTGACGGAGAACAACGGCGAGACGAGGATTCCCCTTCGTGGTATAACTATCAAGAAGCCTTCCAAATTGTTTTATACTTAAGGAAACTATATTCTATTCCTCGGATATCAGAAGATCAAGTTGGCATTATAACACCCTATCGAAAACAAGTTGATTGTATCAAGAGTTATATTCAGTCTTTTGACCTCCCCATACCAAAA GTTGGATCTGTTGAGGAATTCCAGGGTCAAGAACGGTTAATTATTCTACTTAGCACGGTCCGTTCCTCTACCTTGGATACACCTGCATCCACTAAACATGTTCTCGGTTTTGTTGGCGACGAAAAAAGGTTCAATGTGGCGCTTACTCGTGCAAAAGATTTGCTCATCATTGTTGGAAATCCTAAAGTTTTAATACAAGACTCAGTATGGAaagaatttattgaatattgtgATAGAAATCATGTTATTGATGGTTgtgaatttacttttaaagaagAACAAGAATCATGA